One window of Gemmatimonas aurantiaca genomic DNA carries:
- a CDS encoding cation transporter has product MQTLTFEINGMSCGHCVKAVEKALASVEGVTTQTVAIGSATVALDPARTSAQLVTDAITDAGYQVTATH; this is encoded by the coding sequence ATGCAGACCCTTACGTTCGAAATCAACGGCATGTCCTGCGGACATTGCGTCAAGGCCGTCGAGAAGGCCCTCGCCTCCGTCGAAGGCGTCACCACCCAGACGGTGGCGATCGGATCGGCCACGGTCGCGCTCGATCCGGCGCGCACGAGTGCGCAGCTGGTGACCGACGCCATCACGGACGCCGGCTACCAGGTCACCGCGACGCACTGA